One window from the genome of Leptolyngbyaceae cyanobacterium encodes:
- a CDS encoding serine/threonine-protein kinase encodes MSYCLNPACPNPENPDYADQCEACGTKLLLRDRYRAGKPLGQGGFGATFLARDELLPGQPSCVIKQLRPTATAPHVFQMARELFEREAKTLGKIGNHPQVPRLLDYFEDNQQFYLVQEYVSGSTLQKEIKTNGPLSEEGVKQFLSELLPVLQYIHSQQVIHRDIKPANLIRRQQDHKLVLIDFGAVKNQVSQTAASNSDQTALTAYAIGTPGFAPPEQMAMRPVYASDIYAVGVTCIYLLTGKSPKDLDYNPSTGEMLWEKYIRVSSHFVEVLKKMLEVSVRHRYQSANEVLRALELEPYLDSLAQGMIASPTSTSPPSPSKFGPMSGGSVANPSGGSAGSGSVSRAAMAIRARRTRLEGTDVNSGLAGSKMGSSRAGGSNMQSSGSTGNRGKVPRKLDALEVQSSYNKGRRDFAQQNLSLLNLQKANLSEAIFHQARLNKTNLQAANLFQADFGRASLNYAILRDANLGRAYLSYADLEGADLRGADLSYAHLSNANLRGANLCGANLTGARITDEQLAMAKTNWMTVRPTGKRGLW; translated from the coding sequence ATGAGCTATTGCTTAAATCCAGCCTGTCCCAATCCAGAAAACCCCGACTATGCCGACCAATGTGAGGCGTGCGGTACCAAGCTGCTACTGCGCGATCGCTATCGTGCCGGCAAACCGCTGGGGCAAGGAGGCTTTGGCGCTACTTTTTTAGCGAGAGACGAGTTGTTACCCGGTCAGCCCAGCTGCGTGATCAAGCAACTGCGACCCACAGCTACAGCGCCTCACGTTTTCCAAATGGCACGCGAGTTATTTGAGCGCGAAGCAAAAACTCTGGGTAAGATTGGGAACCATCCTCAGGTGCCTCGACTGCTCGATTATTTTGAAGACAACCAACAATTTTATTTAGTTCAGGAATATGTTTCAGGCTCAACCTTGCAAAAGGAAATCAAAACCAATGGCCCGTTGAGCGAAGAAGGGGTCAAGCAATTCTTAAGCGAATTGTTACCGGTATTGCAGTATATTCACAGTCAGCAAGTAATCCATCGGGATATTAAACCAGCTAACTTAATTCGTCGCCAACAAGACCACAAACTAGTACTGATCGACTTTGGCGCGGTGAAAAACCAAGTTAGCCAAACCGCAGCCAGTAACTCAGACCAAACCGCTTTGACTGCTTATGCGATCGGTACGCCCGGTTTTGCACCGCCAGAACAAATGGCGATGCGTCCGGTTTATGCTAGCGATATTTACGCTGTCGGAGTCACTTGCATTTATTTATTAACAGGCAAATCTCCCAAAGATTTAGACTACAATCCTTCCACGGGAGAAATGCTTTGGGAAAAATACATCCGAGTTAGCTCCCATTTTGTGGAAGTACTCAAGAAAATGTTAGAGGTGTCGGTTCGACATCGCTATCAATCAGCTAATGAAGTGTTGCGAGCTTTAGAGTTAGAGCCATATCTGGATAGCTTAGCTCAAGGGATGATCGCATCGCCTACCAGTACTTCCCCTCCATCTCCCAGCAAATTCGGTCCGATGTCTGGTGGTTCTGTTGCCAATCCTTCAGGAGGTTCTGCCGGTTCGGGGTCGGTATCTCGTGCAGCAATGGCAATTAGAGCTAGAAGAACCAGGTTAGAAGGAACAGATGTTAACTCCGGTTTAGCCGGCAGTAAGATGGGTAGCAGTAGAGCCGGCGGCAGCAATATGCAAAGCAGCGGTTCTACAGGCAATCGGGGGAAAGTTCCGCGCAAACTCGATGCGTTGGAAGTACAAAGTTCTTATAACAAAGGTAGGCGGGATTTTGCTCAACAAAATTTGAGCTTGCTCAATCTGCAAAAAGCTAATTTGTCAGAAGCGATTTTCCACCAAGCCAGATTGAACAAAACTAATTTGCAAGCGGCTAATTTGTTTCAAGCTGATTTCGGTCGGGCTAGTTTAAATTATGCCATCCTCCGAGATGCTAATTTGGGTAGGGCTTATTTGAGTTATGCGGATTTGGAAGGAGCGGATTTGCGAGGTGCTGATTTGAGTTACGCTCATCTGAGTAATGCAAATCTGAGGGGAGCAAATCTGTGCGGCGCTAATCTTACAGGCGCGAGAATCACGGACGAACAGCTAGCGATGGCTAAGACAAATTGGATGACTGTTAGACCTACTGGAAAAAGAGGTTTATGGTAA
- a CDS encoding glycosyltransferase family 4 protein: protein MKFYKNKRKAIDKKFDYAFIFLEILSAEGGIQSYVKDIWRAYLASDSPLAAVFLLRDAPESDNQFAGANLQFDYFKSRSPMWGRIDLSAALLKFLWQQRPDRVFCGHINLAPLIRAICQQLSIPYTILTYGKEVWEPLPQKYQKALNQASSIWTISRYSRDMLCASNGIDPKQVQLLPCCVDGNVFTPGPKPKGLIDRYGLEDAKVLMTVARLWSGDIYKGVDVTIRALPAIAKVFPNVKYLVIGRGDDRPRLAQLAQDLGVSDRVIFAGFVPTADLPAHYRVADAYIMPSQEGFGIVYLEAMASGIPVLSGDADGSADPLQDGRLGWRVPHRDPDAVADACIEILKGEDKRCDGQWLRQECLAHFGRDALTEQLKKLLKDNY, encoded by the coding sequence GTGAAATTTTATAAAAATAAGAGGAAAGCGATCGACAAAAAGTTCGATTATGCTTTTATTTTCCTGGAAATTTTATCTGCCGAAGGCGGCATTCAATCTTATGTAAAAGATATTTGGCGGGCTTATTTGGCTTCAGATTCGCCTTTAGCAGCAGTTTTTTTACTGCGGGATGCGCCGGAATCAGATAATCAGTTTGCTGGGGCAAATTTGCAATTTGATTACTTTAAATCCCGGTCACCTATGTGGGGACGGATCGATCTGAGTGCGGCATTACTTAAGTTTTTGTGGCAGCAACGACCCGATCGCGTTTTTTGCGGTCATATTAATTTAGCTCCTTTGATACGAGCTATTTGCCAACAGCTGTCGATTCCTTACACTATTTTGACATATGGTAAAGAGGTATGGGAACCCCTACCCCAAAAATACCAAAAAGCGCTAAACCAAGCATCGAGTATTTGGACGATCAGCCGTTACAGTCGGGATATGCTTTGTGCATCGAATGGTATTGACCCCAAGCAAGTGCAGCTTCTCCCCTGTTGCGTAGATGGGAATGTGTTTACCCCTGGCCCTAAACCAAAGGGATTGATCGATCGATATGGTTTAGAAGATGCCAAAGTGTTAATGACAGTAGCCCGACTGTGGTCTGGGGATATTTATAAGGGTGTGGACGTAACGATTCGGGCTTTACCCGCGATCGCAAAAGTGTTCCCTAATGTGAAATACTTAGTCATCGGTCGAGGAGACGATCGACCCCGATTAGCGCAGTTGGCCCAAGATTTGGGAGTTAGCGATCGGGTAATTTTTGCTGGATTCGTTCCCACAGCAGATTTACCCGCACATTATCGAGTAGCCGATGCCTACATCATGCCTTCTCAAGAAGGATTTGGCATCGTATATCTAGAGGCAATGGCTAGTGGCATTCCCGTATTGTCCGGTGATGCGGATGGTTCTGCTGACCCCTTGCAGGATGGACGATTGGGCTGGCGAGTTCCCCACCGCGACCCAGATGCAGTGGCAGATGCTTGTATCGAAATTCTCAAAGGTGAAGACAAACGCTGTGACGGTCAATGGTTGCGCCAAGAGTGTCTGGCTCATTTTGGCAGAGATGCTTTGACCGAGCAATTAAAAAAATTGTTAAAAGACAATTATTAA
- a CDS encoding pentapeptide repeat-containing protein, translating into MLEQNSQLTEVSRQERFRKLPLEVRRWGAWVTELGLIVASGAIPFGIGWYVNSPTAKRLVPLNPVLVVTQNAIAQTLGLPVYQKKRQVAPATNFLWTAALVAPLALTSWQLYRLAVKGQTLPKSWFGVQVVKAPGINPGIKRILLREAIGRSSLLIVIAFTVWRYTGAYPDLEVLTGLIGLLLVADTLPACFDSRRQTLHDKIAGTLVLDASKANQPISGIFPPSPPHWLIKKQGDRGINNRKGQQVPSRRVGDLVGQWIIQYPWRSLMVLFILSMVAMTATFATFQIYVQNETNRRISEQHKNEVFLSLVKQLNSTSNGTSQEKQVAILALAANKEDPRVVRLLVNLIKQEKDPEIISLIQQSLVRIGWAALPELHQLNQTLTKELSFQQSRYSPEKEKLNLSQNPPVATSKDRREEESLKDSLLLISLQLRATQEAIAQILNLEISSEKFLDLSQSDLGKTNINQIEADLNITSFKFVLNQKDLSRINFSGANLTGASFQGSQFWGAGKDGLWQTFDDAIADLSNAELKQANLSGANLNHVSLENSNLSHAILDRANLSQAYLTDANLSSAKLIGANLQQSVLKNATLTGADLTEANLNRTNLQAASLSRVSAVGTQLSFANLTRSDWRKSDLSMANLSEAKLQNANLSSTKLVGTNLRNARLENANLQNADLKMADLRGANLDGADFEGVSFIPISPSRPDQFVKSTPNLASGTRVIGVDFSKVKNLNSEQLTYICSQKGRHPRCQ; encoded by the coding sequence ATGCTTGAGCAAAATTCTCAACTTACAGAAGTATCTCGGCAAGAAAGATTTCGCAAACTGCCATTAGAGGTGAGACGATGGGGGGCTTGGGTAACAGAATTAGGGTTAATTGTAGCTAGCGGAGCAATTCCGTTCGGTATTGGCTGGTACGTCAACTCACCAACAGCGAAAAGATTAGTTCCCTTAAATCCAGTACTGGTGGTTACTCAGAATGCGATCGCGCAGACTTTAGGTTTACCTGTATATCAAAAAAAGCGACAAGTAGCACCAGCTACCAATTTTTTGTGGACGGCAGCATTAGTTGCACCATTGGCGCTGACAAGTTGGCAACTTTATCGTTTGGCGGTAAAAGGGCAAACTTTACCTAAAAGTTGGTTTGGCGTTCAAGTCGTAAAAGCACCGGGAATCAATCCCGGTATCAAACGAATTTTGCTCAGAGAGGCGATCGGGCGATCGAGTTTATTAATCGTAATTGCTTTTACTGTTTGGCGTTATACTGGTGCTTATCCTGATTTAGAAGTATTGACGGGATTAATTGGTTTGTTATTGGTAGCAGATACGCTGCCTGCCTGTTTCGATTCCCGACGACAAACATTGCATGACAAAATAGCTGGAACTTTAGTATTAGATGCAAGTAAAGCTAATCAACCAATATCAGGAATTTTTCCGCCTTCACCACCGCATTGGTTGATTAAAAAGCAAGGCGATCGGGGAATAAATAATCGGAAAGGACAGCAAGTACCGTCTCGCCGCGTTGGTGACTTAGTTGGACAATGGATAATTCAATATCCTTGGCGTAGTTTGATGGTGCTGTTTATCTTGAGCATGGTAGCGATGACGGCCACCTTTGCTACATTCCAAATTTACGTACAAAATGAAACTAATCGCCGCATATCAGAACAACATAAAAATGAAGTATTTCTTTCTCTCGTCAAGCAATTAAATTCTACATCAAATGGTACTTCCCAAGAAAAACAAGTGGCTATTCTAGCTTTGGCTGCTAATAAAGAAGACCCGCGAGTCGTGCGATTACTAGTTAATTTAATCAAACAAGAGAAAGACCCGGAAATAATTAGTTTGATTCAACAAAGTTTAGTAAGAATTGGCTGGGCGGCATTGCCAGAATTGCACCAATTAAACCAAACTTTGACTAAAGAACTAAGTTTTCAACAGTCTAGATATTCGCCAGAAAAAGAAAAATTAAATTTATCCCAAAACCCACCTGTCGCCACAAGTAAAGATCGGAGAGAAGAGGAAAGTTTGAAAGATTCTCTTTTATTGATATCTTTACAATTACGCGCTACTCAAGAAGCGATCGCGCAAATTCTCAATTTAGAAATCAGTTCCGAGAAATTCCTCGATTTAAGTCAGAGCGATCTCGGTAAAACCAATATCAATCAAATAGAGGCCGATTTAAATATTACATCATTTAAATTTGTTTTAAATCAAAAAGATTTATCTAGAATTAATTTTAGCGGAGCTAATTTAACAGGGGCTAGTTTCCAAGGCAGTCAATTTTGGGGTGCAGGGAAAGACGGTCTTTGGCAAACATTTGATGATGCGATCGCAGATTTGAGCAACGCCGAACTTAAACAAGCTAACCTATCTGGTGCGAATTTAAATCATGTTTCCTTAGAAAATAGTAATTTGAGTCATGCTATTCTCGATCGCGCAAATTTATCCCAGGCATATTTAACAGATGCTAACCTTAGCAGCGCCAAACTGATCGGCGCAAATTTACAACAATCAGTCTTAAAAAATGCCACTTTAACTGGGGCTGATTTAACAGAAGCTAACTTAAATCGGACTAATTTGCAAGCTGCTAGTTTGAGTCGGGTAAGTGCGGTAGGTACTCAATTATCATTTGCTAATTTGACGCGATCGGATTGGCGAAAATCCGATCTATCAATGGCTAATTTGTCTGAAGCAAAATTGCAGAATGCTAATCTTAGCTCTACTAAATTGGTAGGTACTAATTTGAGAAATGCTCGATTAGAAAATGCTAACTTACAAAATGCGGATTTAAAAATGGCTGATTTGCGTGGCGCAAATTTAGATGGTGCGGATTTTGAAGGAGTTAGTTTTATTCCGATTAGTCCCAGTAGACCAGACCAATTTGTGAAAAGTACTCCTAATTTAGCAAGCGGTACTCGCGTTATAGGTGTTGATTTCAGCAAAGTAAAAAATTTAAATAGCGAACAGTTAACTTATATTTGTTCTCAGAAAGGTCGTCATCCTCGCTGTCAGTAA
- a CDS encoding SDR family oxidoreductase produces the protein MMISLQDRIILITGASSGIGASCAKVFAQAGAKLILAARRWERLKELAEEINQEFPTQIHLLELDVRDRDRVESTLKSLPADWSDIDILVNNAGLSRGLEKLHEGNIENWEEMIDTNVKGLLYVTRYIVPGMVDRQKGHVVNIGSIAAYQTYPGGNVYCGSKAAVRAISEGLKQDLLGTPIRVSCIDPGLVETEFSEVRFHGDTERAKKVYQGLTPLTPDDIADVVFFCVTRPAHVNISQMLLVPVDQATTTLVHRRQN, from the coding sequence ATGATGATTTCACTTCAAGATCGAATTATTTTAATTACTGGTGCGAGTAGTGGTATCGGTGCATCTTGTGCTAAAGTATTTGCCCAAGCTGGTGCAAAGCTAATTTTGGCAGCGCGTCGTTGGGAACGATTGAAAGAATTAGCAGAAGAAATCAACCAAGAATTTCCCACTCAGATTCATTTGTTGGAATTAGACGTGCGCGATCGCGATCGAGTAGAATCTACCTTAAAATCTCTTCCAGCAGATTGGTCTGATATCGATATTTTAGTTAACAACGCTGGCTTGAGTCGCGGTTTAGAGAAACTCCACGAAGGCAATATCGAAAATTGGGAAGAAATGATCGACACTAACGTTAAAGGTCTACTTTACGTTACCCGTTATATCGTACCGGGAATGGTCGATCGTCAAAAAGGTCATGTAGTTAATATCGGTTCGATCGCCGCCTATCAAACTTACCCAGGCGGTAATGTTTATTGCGGTTCAAAAGCAGCAGTCAGGGCAATTTCCGAAGGATTAAAACAAGACCTTTTAGGAACGCCAATTCGAGTTAGTTGTATCGACCCCGGTTTAGTAGAAACTGAATTTAGTGAAGTGCGATTTCATGGCGATACGGAACGGGCAAAAAAAGTATATCAAGGGTTAACTCCCCTGACTCCCGATGATATTGCAGATGTGGTATTTTTCTGCGTTACTCGACCCGCTCACGTTAATATTAGCCAAATGTTGTTAGTACCTGTAGACCAAGCAACTACTACTTTAGTTCATCGCCGCCAGAACTAA
- a CDS encoding nuclear transport factor 2 family protein produces MRNPLNLLKGVTQQLSHLTRWEQNGFPLAVLLSIGLSAGWTSAQAASPDTAPPELKNTISQIDAAANSRNVQGVIQYYSPNFTHSDGLNRQTLQSTLTQLWQRYPKLTYSTQLTSWESQGNAIVAETVTKISGTQPQQGRDWTINSTIRSRQRFENQQIVSQEILSEQTQLTSGDKPPTVDVTLPEQVRTGQEFSYDAIVREPLGDDLLLGAAIQEPVRADKYHNANAIELEGLNGGGIFKVARPTTPGKYWVSSVLIHPDGMTVITQRLPVVGTTTANPRPNNTTPATTPSRRRS; encoded by the coding sequence ATGCGTAACCCTCTAAACTTGCTTAAAGGCGTCACTCAACAACTTTCTCACCTAACTCGTTGGGAACAGAACGGTTTTCCTCTCGCTGTTTTACTGAGTATCGGTTTATCGGCTGGATGGACGAGCGCCCAAGCAGCCTCTCCCGACACCGCACCGCCCGAACTGAAAAATACCATATCTCAAATCGATGCTGCTGCCAACAGCCGTAACGTACAAGGGGTGATACAGTACTACAGCCCGAATTTTACCCATTCTGATGGCTTGAACCGTCAAACTCTACAATCAACTCTCACCCAACTTTGGCAGCGTTATCCCAAATTAACTTACAGCACCCAATTAACCTCTTGGGAATCCCAAGGTAATGCAATTGTGGCAGAAACAGTTACGAAAATTTCCGGAACGCAACCACAACAGGGTAGAGACTGGACGATTAACTCTACGATTAGGTCCCGCCAAAGATTTGAAAATCAGCAAATTGTCAGTCAGGAAATTTTAAGCGAACAAACTCAGCTAACCTCTGGCGATAAGCCACCCACAGTTGATGTTACATTACCCGAACAAGTCCGCACCGGGCAAGAATTTAGCTATGATGCGATCGTGCGCGAACCTTTAGGCGATGATTTGTTACTAGGCGCAGCTATACAAGAACCCGTCAGAGCAGATAAATATCATAACGCCAACGCGATCGAACTAGAAGGACTCAATGGCGGCGGTATCTTTAAAGTTGCACGCCCCACTACTCCCGGTAAATATTGGGTTTCCTCAGTTTTAATTCATCCAGATGGTATGACTGTAATTACCCAACGTCTTCCAGTAGTCGGTACTACCACCGCCAACCCACGTCCTAATAATACTACTCCTGCTACAACTCCTTCCCGTCGCAGAAGTTAG
- the murG gene encoding undecaprenyldiphospho-muramoylpentapeptide beta-N-acetylglucosaminyltransferase: MATPEGKANPPRRLLIAASGTGGHLFPALALAEQLPDYQIEWLGVPNRLEKQLVPSQYPLNTITVEGFQKPLGLGTLLIIARFASAIVTCRKLLKEGNFNGVFTTGGYIAAPAIIAARSLGLPAVLHEANALPGKVTRFLSPWCSTVAVGFEAAAKYLPRAKNVVYTNTPVRSQFLSPQKLDLPIPDNVPLIIAIGGSQGAVAVNKMVRECAPAWFEAGAWVFHQTGDKDQDAANLKHPQYIQVPFYENMAGLLQRANLAISRAGAGSLTELAVTGTPAILIPYPFAAEDHQFFNASVFKDAGAGLVFRQSELTSQILQEQVLSLLKSPEKIQKMANSAVNLAVKDSAEKLANLVRQLM; the protein is encoded by the coding sequence GTGGCTACCCCCGAAGGAAAAGCCAACCCACCGCGAAGACTGTTGATAGCTGCTAGTGGTACTGGCGGACATTTGTTTCCAGCCCTCGCCCTTGCAGAACAATTGCCAGATTACCAAATTGAGTGGCTGGGTGTTCCCAACCGCTTGGAAAAACAATTGGTGCCTTCTCAGTATCCCTTAAATACGATTACGGTAGAAGGGTTTCAAAAACCGTTAGGTTTGGGGACGCTGCTGATTATTGCACGGTTTGCTAGCGCGATCGTTACTTGTCGTAAACTGCTCAAAGAGGGAAATTTTAATGGGGTGTTTACTACTGGTGGGTATATTGCAGCACCAGCGATTATTGCTGCGCGATCGCTTGGGTTACCTGCGGTTTTACACGAAGCCAACGCCCTACCCGGCAAGGTTACTCGGTTTTTGAGTCCTTGGTGCAGTACGGTGGCGGTGGGTTTTGAAGCGGCAGCTAAGTATTTACCCCGTGCGAAGAATGTTGTTTATACCAATACTCCCGTGCGATCGCAGTTTCTTTCTCCCCAAAAACTCGATCTGCCCATCCCGGACAACGTTCCCCTAATTATAGCGATCGGTGGTTCTCAGGGCGCAGTTGCTGTTAATAAAATGGTACGAGAATGTGCCCCCGCTTGGTTTGAGGCGGGCGCTTGGGTTTTTCACCAAACAGGAGATAAAGACCAGGATGCAGCTAATCTGAAACATCCCCAATACATCCAAGTGCCATTTTATGAGAACATGGCTGGCTTGTTGCAACGCGCCAATTTAGCAATTAGTCGTGCTGGTGCCGGTTCTTTAACGGAATTGGCGGTCACTGGTACGCCTGCAATTTTAATTCCTTATCCTTTCGCCGCCGAAGATCATCAATTTTTCAATGCTTCCGTGTTTAAAGATGCTGGTGCGGGTTTAGTTTTTCGTCAATCTGAATTAACATCTCAAATCTTGCAAGAACAGGTATTGAGTTTATTGAAATCACCGGAAAAAATACAAAAAATGGCTAATTCTGCTGTTAATTTAGCAGTAAAAGATAGTGCTGAAAAATTGGCAAATTTAGTCCGGCAATTAATGTAA
- a CDS encoding low temperature requirement protein A — MTKNMWEPPRLRTVGEEEEERRATWLELFYDLVFVAAISEVAHYLNGHLSFWGFLGFVLLFVPIWWAWVGTTFYATRFDTDDLGHRLLTLFQMVAIAILAVNVHHGLDTTSTGFALSYATVKALLILQYFGAWYFVPVARPLTSWYMTGYSLVAIIWLISIFVPTPWRFAVWTFGLIIDLSIPVAAGNLLTKVPPSFNHVAERIGLFTIIVLGEAVISVVKGASQLQWGILSAVIALLGIVIAFSLWWMYFDSADGSPLEEMRAGNRKASFIWLYSHLFLAIGIAATGVGVEHIIVSSKTKLILPEVDRWLIGGSLAMCLFSLAVIHFISCSLHISKHRKSLATYRLFSAVFILVIAIGGVNLSPLIVVTLVTLACAVQVLLDLRLTREYKPLSNNKTSN, encoded by the coding sequence ATGACAAAAAATATGTGGGAGCCTCCCCGTTTGCGTACTGTGGGAGAAGAGGAAGAAGAAAGACGCGCCACTTGGCTGGAACTGTTTTATGATTTAGTATTTGTAGCAGCTATTTCGGAAGTAGCCCATTATCTAAACGGACATCTTTCCTTTTGGGGTTTTTTGGGATTTGTATTGCTTTTCGTACCAATTTGGTGGGCGTGGGTGGGTACGACTTTTTACGCGACTCGTTTCGATACCGACGACTTAGGGCATAGGCTGCTGACCTTATTTCAAATGGTAGCGATCGCAATTTTAGCAGTCAACGTCCATCATGGCTTAGACACCACTTCCACTGGTTTTGCACTCTCCTACGCCACCGTCAAAGCATTATTAATTTTGCAATATTTTGGCGCTTGGTACTTTGTCCCCGTCGCACGCCCTTTAACCAGTTGGTACATGACAGGATATAGCCTCGTTGCTATCATTTGGTTAATCTCTATTTTCGTACCAACTCCTTGGCGGTTTGCAGTTTGGACATTCGGTTTAATAATTGATTTAAGCATACCCGTCGCCGCCGGAAATTTGCTTACCAAAGTACCGCCGAGTTTTAACCACGTCGCCGAAAGAATCGGTTTATTTACTATTATCGTGTTGGGTGAAGCCGTCATCAGCGTAGTAAAAGGAGCTTCCCAATTGCAATGGGGAATTTTATCAGCAGTGATAGCTTTATTGGGAATAGTTATTGCTTTTAGCTTGTGGTGGATGTACTTCGACAGCGCTGACGGTTCTCCTTTAGAAGAAATGCGAGCAGGTAATAGAAAAGCCAGCTTTATTTGGCTTTATTCCCATTTATTTCTCGCCATTGGTATTGCTGCTACAGGTGTAGGCGTGGAACATATAATCGTATCCAGCAAAACTAAATTAATCCTTCCAGAGGTCGATCGATGGCTAATTGGTGGTTCCCTAGCAATGTGCTTGTTTTCCCTCGCTGTTATTCACTTTATTAGTTGTTCTTTGCATATCTCAAAGCATCGAAAAAGTTTAGCTACTTATCGTCTGTTTTCTGCCGTTTTCATATTAGTTATTGCAATCGGTGGTGTAAATCTATCACCGCTGATAGTAGTAACCTTAGTAACTTTGGCTTGTGCCGTGCAAGTACTTTTAGATTTGCGATTAACTCGTGAGTATAAACCTCTTTCAAATAACAAGACGAGTAATTGA